The Metabacillus sediminilitoris genome window below encodes:
- a CDS encoding UxaA family hydrolase: MRFANPTPGNIVGGLTTLEEKSLGCIKKAGNSPLMEVIDYAKSPTKKGFIFMDTPGYDLESVSGLAAGGATIILFSTGKGSPTGSPIVPVIKIGTNSNVYERMAEPY; encoded by the coding sequence ATTCGCTTTGCAAATCCTACTCCAGGAAATATTGTAGGAGGGTTAACTACATTAGAAGAAAAATCATTAGGGTGTATAAAAAAAGCTGGAAATTCACCGTTAATGGAGGTCATCGACTACGCAAAATCACCAACAAAAAAGGGATTTATCTTTATGGATACACCTGGATATGACTTAGAATCCGTATCAGGTCTTGCTGCCGGCGGAGCAACGATTATTCTATTTTCGACAGGCAAAGGCTCTCCTACAGGTTCACCCATTGTTCCCGTCATAAAAATTGGGACGAATTCAAACGTTTACGAACGGATGGCAGAGCCATATTGA
- a CDS encoding UxaA family hydrolase: protein MGRIQTFTNGWQSHIDVNAGKIIEGVNTVEEVGKEIYKKIVKTANGWKTASERNNHQEFAIWRLAETM, encoded by the coding sequence TTGGGACGAATTCAAACGTTTACGAACGGATGGCAGAGCCATATTGATGTAAATGCTGGAAAAATAATTGAAGGTGTAAACACGGTAGAAGAAGTAGGGAAAGAAATCTACAAGAAAATAGTCAAAACGGCCAATGGATGGAAAACGGCATCAGAAAGAAATAACCATCAAGAGTTTGCTATTTGGAGATTGGCCGAAACAATGTAA
- a CDS encoding DUF2935 domain-containing protein, with protein MANPIVSRSLDEIRFWSRIMKEHALFLSLGFTYEQTQLIAEARQFITLFERIEEKLTRFTVNSDLREVQAFNSEVYQAAAAIWSYKRKVLGLTLRCEIRTNNFPLLVDHISREAAYFANRLKELNEGKLAPTPDKVIDENVFFLRIMADHAKFIGHLLDPSERKLVEQAGEFSHDFDQLLFQAVDLESMRPQSETKPILSQFLDQNRVSVVSLRDFKKTARELIEACRIKSNIHPLLADHTFREAERFLEIIDLFEANLKRNNK; from the coding sequence ATGGCAAATCCAATTGTTTCAAGGTCATTAGATGAAATAAGATTTTGGTCTAGGATTATGAAAGAGCATGCCTTATTTTTAAGCCTGGGTTTTACTTATGAACAAACACAATTGATCGCTGAAGCACGTCAGTTTATTACGTTGTTCGAAAGGATAGAGGAAAAGTTAACGAGATTTACGGTAAATTCAGATTTGCGTGAAGTTCAAGCGTTTAATAGCGAGGTTTACCAAGCTGCGGCTGCCATATGGAGCTACAAACGAAAGGTATTAGGTCTCACTTTACGTTGTGAAATTCGTACGAACAATTTTCCGTTATTAGTTGATCATATAAGCAGAGAAGCTGCATACTTTGCAAATAGGCTAAAAGAATTAAATGAAGGAAAACTAGCCCCCACTCCGGATAAAGTTATTGACGAAAATGTATTCTTCTTAAGAATAATGGCTGATCATGCTAAGTTTATAGGACATTTATTAGATCCTTCTGAAAGGAAATTAGTCGAACAGGCAGGAGAGTTTAGCCATGATTTTGACCAGCTTCTTTTTCAAGCCGTTGATTTAGAATCAATGCGGCCTCAATCTGAAACGAAACCAATACTTAGTCAATTCCTAGACCAAAATAGAGTTTCTGTTGTCTCGTTAAGAGATTTTAAGAAAACGGCCAGAGAACTCATTGAAGCGTGTCGGATAAAAAGCAATATACATCCACTTCTAGCAGACCATACCTTTAGGGAAGCTGAAAGGTTCTTGGAAATCATTGATTTATTTGAAGCGAATCTGAAAAGGAATAACAAGTAA
- a CDS encoding malate:quinone oxidoreductase: MGNRETKSDVILIGAGIMSATLGTLLKELVPEWEITVFEKLANAGEESSNAWNNAGTGHAALCELNYTVEKPDGSVDISKAININEQFQVSMQFWSYLVNSGLIQNPQDFIMPLPHMSMVQGEENVSFLKKRFEALSNNPLFQGMEFSDDPEKLKEWIPLIMQDRNLNEAIAATKIDTGTDVNFGSLTSMLFDHLKSKNVDINYKHSVNDIKHTSEGLWELKVKNLDSDTVERHTAKFVFIGGGGGSLHLLQKSGIPEGKHIGGFPVSGIFMVCKNPEVVEQHHAKVYGKAKVGAPPMSVPHLDTRFIDNEKSLLFGPFAGFSPKFLKNGSMLDLITSVKPDNVLTMLAAGAKEMPLTKYLIQQVMLSKEQRMEELREFIPNAKAEDWDLVVAGQRVQVIKDTEAGKGTLQFGTEVITAADGSIAALLGASPGASTAVHVMLEVINKCFPEHMLEWEPKIREMIPSYGMSLMENPELLHKIHDSTAETLGLIEKELVLS, translated from the coding sequence ATGGGCAACAGAGAAACGAAATCAGATGTCATTTTAATTGGGGCCGGAATCATGAGTGCGACATTAGGGACACTTTTGAAGGAATTAGTTCCGGAATGGGAAATTACAGTTTTTGAGAAGCTCGCAAACGCAGGCGAGGAAAGCTCTAACGCATGGAATAATGCGGGAACTGGGCATGCCGCACTGTGCGAGCTTAACTATACGGTCGAAAAACCTGATGGATCTGTCGATATTAGTAAAGCGATCAACATTAATGAACAGTTTCAGGTTTCTATGCAGTTTTGGTCTTATCTTGTAAACAGCGGGCTGATACAAAATCCACAGGACTTTATCATGCCATTGCCTCATATGAGTATGGTACAAGGGGAAGAAAATGTATCGTTCTTAAAGAAACGTTTTGAAGCGCTGTCAAACAATCCACTCTTCCAAGGGATGGAATTTTCCGATGATCCGGAAAAACTAAAAGAATGGATTCCGCTTATTATGCAAGACCGCAACTTGAATGAAGCGATCGCAGCAACAAAAATAGACACTGGAACGGATGTCAACTTTGGCTCTTTAACGAGCATGTTGTTTGACCACTTAAAAAGTAAAAATGTCGATATCAACTACAAGCATAGTGTGAATGATATCAAACATACTAGCGAAGGCTTGTGGGAATTGAAAGTGAAAAATCTTGATAGCGATACTGTCGAACGCCATACGGCAAAATTCGTCTTTATCGGAGGCGGTGGTGGAAGCCTGCATTTACTGCAAAAATCAGGTATTCCTGAAGGAAAACATATTGGAGGATTCCCTGTAAGCGGAATCTTTATGGTGTGTAAGAATCCGGAGGTTGTCGAGCAGCATCATGCAAAGGTATACGGTAAAGCGAAGGTCGGTGCTCCGCCAATGTCTGTTCCACATCTTGATACACGATTTATCGACAATGAAAAATCGTTGCTATTCGGACCATTTGCCGGCTTCTCACCTAAGTTCTTAAAAAATGGTTCAATGTTGGATTTAATCACTTCCGTCAAACCGGATAATGTCTTAACGATGTTGGCGGCAGGCGCAAAAGAGATGCCATTGACAAAATACCTGATTCAGCAAGTGATGTTATCGAAAGAACAGCGCATGGAAGAGTTACGTGAGTTTATCCCGAACGCTAAAGCTGAGGATTGGGATTTAGTGGTAGCGGGTCAACGTGTACAAGTTATCAAAGATACGGAAGCTGGCAAAGGAACGCTTCAATTTGGTACAGAAGTGATTACTGCCGCTGATGGCTCGATCGCAGCATTACTAGGTGCTTCTCCTGGAGCTTCTACTGCTGTTCACGTTATGCTTGAGGTCATCAATAAATGCTTCCCGGAACATATGTTAGAGTGGGAACCGAAAATCAGAGAAATGATTCCTTCTTATGGCATGTCATTAATGGAAAATCCAGAGCTTCTTCATAAGATTCATGATTCAACAGCAGAGACGCTTGGTCTTATCGAAAAAGAGCTGGTCTTAAGTTAA
- a CDS encoding SRPBCC family protein, with protein sequence MCLSIRFEVNKTIQVSKQTAYTGLLDLESAKSWMQGLVRIERLDDGPLQVGSQWKETRKMFGKEASEHFEVVELNEPDKIVLRCDGTKGTTGKGEYVFTYILASTNDMTEIHLIGEINGLTGLSKFFGKMMAGAFKKACAKDLDSLKSYLEK encoded by the coding sequence ATGTGCTTGAGTATTCGTTTTGAAGTGAATAAAACCATCCAAGTATCTAAACAAACAGCGTACACAGGTTTGCTGGATCTAGAATCTGCCAAGAGCTGGATGCAGGGCTTAGTGCGAATAGAGCGATTGGATGATGGTCCATTGCAAGTGGGAAGTCAGTGGAAGGAAACAAGGAAGATGTTTGGAAAAGAGGCCTCTGAACATTTTGAAGTTGTCGAGCTCAATGAACCAGATAAAATTGTACTTCGCTGTGATGGAACGAAAGGAACAACGGGCAAAGGAGAATATGTGTTTACATACATCCTTGCTTCAACAAATGATATGACAGAGATTCATTTAATCGGGGAGATAAATGGTCTTACTGGCCTATCAAAATTTTTCGGTAAAATGATGGCAGGAGCCTTTAAAAAAGCCTGTGCGAAAGATTTGGATTCATTAAAAAGCTATTTGGAGAAATGA